A region from the Drosophila bipectinata strain 14024-0381.07 chromosome 3R, DbipHiC1v2, whole genome shotgun sequence genome encodes:
- the LOC108128025 gene encoding uncharacterized protein isoform X1 codes for MNTVCKILNTDICELLNQLLISLGYGSCNKSSRGKNKAGKAYYCSNETQKEDNSQVECYVVKHASYTIHHKYPGPLITYDGEAMGEPRLIRFSDLRNRKVVSMFNSCENEKAECKVKGEDESSEEVCFSEKMVLEETFSENEGLHNENGEDDFMSEHKCPPESNSDSECMMQCPPVKQELSEEQSQTSVEDVCDENSAEEAKTEASKVQENILHLVKTLFPKDPGTQKSKARERKTRCKSSFENQCAKTEKLAKKLYKKFVEKQCEGTDSPAWEFLTPAKKLRFQWKAITGDELQKTPYENFRISFLNSFCRRHPRTSGRRLRTELRTHWCQLERSQRLPFALLALLYYVSQGSVDPEDHCAVRELFDRLHVAANLFSCEKLKICSPTLPLLEALGARCS; via the exons ATGAATACtgtttgtaaaattttaaatacagaTATCTGCGAGTTGCTGAACCAGTTGCTAATCAGTCTGGGCTATGGATCGTGCAACAAGAGTTCCAGAGGAAAAAATAAAGCGGGCAAAGCATACTACTGTTCAAACGAGACTCAAAAAGAAGACAATTCGCAGGTGGAATGCTACGTGGTTAAACATGCCAGCTATACAATCCACCACAAGTACCCGGGTCCCTTGATCACCTACGATGGCGAGGCGATGGGTGAACCTCGTTTGATTCGCTTTTCCGATTTGCGAAACCGCAAAGTGGTTTCAATGTTCAATAGTTGCGAAAACGAGAAAGCGGAATGTAAAGTAAAGGGCGAAGATGAGTCTTCTGAAGAAGTGTGTTTTTCGGAGAAGATGGTTCTGGAAGAAACTTTTTCGGAAAATGAAGGACTCCACAATGAAAACGGCGAAGACGACTTTATGTCTGAACATAAATGTCCACCGGAATCTAATAGTGATAGCGAATGCATGATGCAATGTCCTCCCGTAAAACAGGAATTGAGCGAAGAGCAGAGCCAGACATCGGTAGAGGACGTTTGTGATGAAAATTCAGCAGAGGAAGCCAAGACAGAGGCCTCCAAGGTGCAGGAAAATATACTGCATTTGGTGAAAACCCTTTTTCCCAAGGATCCTGGCACTCAAAAAAGCAAGGCCAGAGAAAGAAAAACACGCTGTAAATCCTCCTTTGAAAACCAATGcgcaaaaactgaaaaattggccaaaaagttGTACAAAAAGTTCGTAGAAAAACAGTGTGAAGGAACTGATTCACCTGCCTGGGAGTTCCTGACACCCGCGAAGAAGCTGCGCTTCCAGTGGAAGGCCATCACAGGTGATGAGTTACAGAAGACCCCCTACGAAAATTTTCGCATTAGTTTCTTGAATAGCTTTTGCAGAAGGCACCCCCGGACCTCGGGTCGTCGCTTGAGAACCGAATTGCGAACCCACTGGTGTCAACTGGAGCGCTCTCAGCGGCTGCCGTTCGCGCTACTGGCCTTACTGTACTACGTATCCCAGGGAAGTGTGGACCCAGAAGATCACTGTGCTGTGCGTGAACTTTTCGACAGATTGC ATGTTGCGGCCAATCTATTTTCGTGCGAAAAACTCAAAATCTGCAGCCCCACTCTACCCCTTCTGGAAGCCCTCGGCGCTCGATGCTCTTGA
- the LOC108128025 gene encoding uncharacterized protein isoform X3 produces the protein MNTVCKILNTDICELLNQLLISLGYGSCNKSSRGKNKAGKAYYCSNETQKEDNSQVECYVVKHASYTIHHKYPGPLITYDGEAMGEPRLIRFSDLRNRKVVSMFNSCENEKAECKVKGEDESSEEVCFSEKMVLEETFSENEGLHNENGEDDFMSEHKCPPESNSDSECMMQCPPVKQELSEEQSQTSVEDVCDENSAEEAKTEASKVQENILHLVKTLFPKDPGTQKSKARERKTRCKSSFENQCAKTEKLAKKLYKKFVEKQCEGTDSPAWEFLTPAKKLRFQWKAITAFAEGTPGPRVVA, from the exons ATGAATACtgtttgtaaaattttaaatacagaTATCTGCGAGTTGCTGAACCAGTTGCTAATCAGTCTGGGCTATGGATCGTGCAACAAGAGTTCCAGAGGAAAAAATAAAGCGGGCAAAGCATACTACTGTTCAAACGAGACTCAAAAAGAAGACAATTCGCAGGTGGAATGCTACGTGGTTAAACATGCCAGCTATACAATCCACCACAAGTACCCGGGTCCCTTGATCACCTACGATGGCGAGGCGATGGGTGAACCTCGTTTGATTCGCTTTTCCGATTTGCGAAACCGCAAAGTGGTTTCAATGTTCAATAGTTGCGAAAACGAGAAAGCGGAATGTAAAGTAAAGGGCGAAGATGAGTCTTCTGAAGAAGTGTGTTTTTCGGAGAAGATGGTTCTGGAAGAAACTTTTTCGGAAAATGAAGGACTCCACAATGAAAACGGCGAAGACGACTTTATGTCTGAACATAAATGTCCACCGGAATCTAATAGTGATAGCGAATGCATGATGCAATGTCCTCCCGTAAAACAGGAATTGAGCGAAGAGCAGAGCCAGACATCGGTAGAGGACGTTTGTGATGAAAATTCAGCAGAGGAAGCCAAGACAGAGGCCTCCAAGGTGCAGGAAAATATACTGCATTTGGTGAAAACCCTTTTTCCCAAGGATCCTGGCACTCAAAAAAGCAAGGCCAGAGAAAGAAAAACACGCTGTAAATCCTCCTTTGAAAACCAATGcgcaaaaactgaaaaattggccaaaaagttGTACAAAAAGTTCGTAGAAAAACAGTGTGAAGGAACTGATTCACCTGCCTGGGAGTTCCTGACACCCGCGAAGAAGCTGCGCTTCCAGTGGAAGGCCATCACAG CTTTTGCAGAAGGCACCCCCGGACCTCGGGTCGTCGCTTGA
- the LOC108128025 gene encoding uncharacterized protein isoform X2 gives MNTVCKILNTDICELLNQLLISLGYGSCNKSSRGKNKAGKAYYCSNETQKEDNSQVECYVVKHASYTIHHKYPGPLITYDGEAMGEPRLIRFSDLRNRKVVSMFNSCENEKAECKVKGEDESSEEVCFSEKMVLEETFSENEGLHNENGEDDFMSEHKCPPESNSDSECMMQCPPVKQELSEEQSQTSVEDVCDENSAEEAKTEASKVQENILHLVKTLFPKDPGTQKSKARERKTRCKSSFENQCAKTEKLAKKLYKKFVEKQCEGTDSPAWEFLTPAKKLRFQWKAITGDELQKTPYENFRISFLNSFCRRHPRTSGRRLRTELRTHWCQLERSQRLPFALLALLYYVSQGSVDPEDHCAVRELFDRLR, from the coding sequence ATGAATACtgtttgtaaaattttaaatacagaTATCTGCGAGTTGCTGAACCAGTTGCTAATCAGTCTGGGCTATGGATCGTGCAACAAGAGTTCCAGAGGAAAAAATAAAGCGGGCAAAGCATACTACTGTTCAAACGAGACTCAAAAAGAAGACAATTCGCAGGTGGAATGCTACGTGGTTAAACATGCCAGCTATACAATCCACCACAAGTACCCGGGTCCCTTGATCACCTACGATGGCGAGGCGATGGGTGAACCTCGTTTGATTCGCTTTTCCGATTTGCGAAACCGCAAAGTGGTTTCAATGTTCAATAGTTGCGAAAACGAGAAAGCGGAATGTAAAGTAAAGGGCGAAGATGAGTCTTCTGAAGAAGTGTGTTTTTCGGAGAAGATGGTTCTGGAAGAAACTTTTTCGGAAAATGAAGGACTCCACAATGAAAACGGCGAAGACGACTTTATGTCTGAACATAAATGTCCACCGGAATCTAATAGTGATAGCGAATGCATGATGCAATGTCCTCCCGTAAAACAGGAATTGAGCGAAGAGCAGAGCCAGACATCGGTAGAGGACGTTTGTGATGAAAATTCAGCAGAGGAAGCCAAGACAGAGGCCTCCAAGGTGCAGGAAAATATACTGCATTTGGTGAAAACCCTTTTTCCCAAGGATCCTGGCACTCAAAAAAGCAAGGCCAGAGAAAGAAAAACACGCTGTAAATCCTCCTTTGAAAACCAATGcgcaaaaactgaaaaattggccaaaaagttGTACAAAAAGTTCGTAGAAAAACAGTGTGAAGGAACTGATTCACCTGCCTGGGAGTTCCTGACACCCGCGAAGAAGCTGCGCTTCCAGTGGAAGGCCATCACAGGTGATGAGTTACAGAAGACCCCCTACGAAAATTTTCGCATTAGTTTCTTGAATAGCTTTTGCAGAAGGCACCCCCGGACCTCGGGTCGTCGCTTGAGAACCGAATTGCGAACCCACTGGTGTCAACTGGAGCGCTCTCAGCGGCTGCCGTTCGCGCTACTGGCCTTACTGTACTACGTATCCCAGGGAAGTGTGGACCCAGAAGATCACTGTGCTGTGCGTGAACTTTTCGACAGATTGCGTTAG
- the LOC108128025 gene encoding uncharacterized protein isoform X4, protein MNTVCKILNTDICELLNQLLISLGYGSCNKSSRGKNKAGKAYYCSNETQKEDNSQVECYVVKHASYTIHHKYPGPLITYDGEAMGEPRLIRFSDLRNRKVVSMFNSCENEKAECKVKGEDESSEEVCFSEKMVLEETFSENEGLHNENGEDDFMSEHKCPPESNSDSECMMQCPPVKQELSEEQSQTSVEDVCDENSAEEAKTEASKVQENILHLVKTLFPKDPGTQKSKARERKTRCKSSFENQCAKTEKLAKKLYKKFVEKQCEGTDSPAWEFLTPAKKLRFQWKAITEGTPGPRVVA, encoded by the exons ATGAATACtgtttgtaaaattttaaatacagaTATCTGCGAGTTGCTGAACCAGTTGCTAATCAGTCTGGGCTATGGATCGTGCAACAAGAGTTCCAGAGGAAAAAATAAAGCGGGCAAAGCATACTACTGTTCAAACGAGACTCAAAAAGAAGACAATTCGCAGGTGGAATGCTACGTGGTTAAACATGCCAGCTATACAATCCACCACAAGTACCCGGGTCCCTTGATCACCTACGATGGCGAGGCGATGGGTGAACCTCGTTTGATTCGCTTTTCCGATTTGCGAAACCGCAAAGTGGTTTCAATGTTCAATAGTTGCGAAAACGAGAAAGCGGAATGTAAAGTAAAGGGCGAAGATGAGTCTTCTGAAGAAGTGTGTTTTTCGGAGAAGATGGTTCTGGAAGAAACTTTTTCGGAAAATGAAGGACTCCACAATGAAAACGGCGAAGACGACTTTATGTCTGAACATAAATGTCCACCGGAATCTAATAGTGATAGCGAATGCATGATGCAATGTCCTCCCGTAAAACAGGAATTGAGCGAAGAGCAGAGCCAGACATCGGTAGAGGACGTTTGTGATGAAAATTCAGCAGAGGAAGCCAAGACAGAGGCCTCCAAGGTGCAGGAAAATATACTGCATTTGGTGAAAACCCTTTTTCCCAAGGATCCTGGCACTCAAAAAAGCAAGGCCAGAGAAAGAAAAACACGCTGTAAATCCTCCTTTGAAAACCAATGcgcaaaaactgaaaaattggccaaaaagttGTACAAAAAGTTCGTAGAAAAACAGTGTGAAGGAACTGATTCACCTGCCTGGGAGTTCCTGACACCCGCGAAGAAGCTGCGCTTCCAGTGGAAGGCCATCACAG AAGGCACCCCCGGACCTCGGGTCGTCGCTTGA